CCGGGCGGAGTGTTCGTCCTGGCCGAACACGGGCGCTCAACACGCCCCTTCGTCCGCACCGCCATGCGTGCACTTGAACCCCTAAGCATCCGCATCAGCGCCGACCATATCACCCGTGATCCCGTGCCGTACCTGACCAGCGCAGGCTTCACCATTACCGAAGTCCAGCGCGGAGGACCGGGTGGCATCATCTTTCGGGTACTTGCCCGCAAGCACGACACTGCTTCGTAAGGGCATACCCGAATCAGGGCACCTTAAGGCGCCGACGATGGTCCTCCCGGCCTGGAAGCCTCTGGGAGGGTCCTCTAGATCCGGCCCGCGGCAAGGTCCGGGTCGGAGTCGAAATCCGCGCCGCCTGGTTCCTGGAAAGGTGCCGGGGACAGGGCGTCTTCAGGGGATGTCCGCAAGGAGCGCCACAAACCCACCCCGACAATAACCAGCAGACCCGCAATCCACCATGCCTTCCGCGACCGCGGCTGCGCACCTTCAACCTGACCCAAATCCACGATCTCAGCAGCGGCTTTCGGCGCCACCCGCTTCAAACGTTCCTGGACCCGCGGAGTCAGTGTTTCCACCCCGCCCGCCAGCTCGTCGGCCAGCCGCCGCAAAAGCTCCTGCAGGCGCGGGGATGCAGTTTCAATACCTGTATCAAGCCCGGCCACCGCTCTTTGCAGTGCAGCCTGCACCCCGGGCGTGGCCCATTCCCTGCCCTTGGCCAACTGGGTCATGAGGTTCTCAGAAAGACGGTGGACCTGCTCAGTTTCGGTCATAGGACGTTCCTTGCGCATGCTGCCTCCTGGGTGTGATGGATGCCCATAGCCTACGGCGGTCAGCGCCACAGAAACAGGCTCTATCGATACCGTTCCAAAACCTTGGAACCGGGACCGTTCCCTTCCAGGCCCAGCGCCGGCCTCAGTTACCTGTACTTGCCGGATTTCATCTAAAATGCTCCGATCGCGGGTGTCCATTCTCTGGAGTGCCGCCAGTGAAAGGTCATGCCATGTCAGCCAATTTGCGGATTACCCCTGCCGATCCTTTTCCTGAGGACCTGGAGGAGCTGAAAGACGAGAAGCTGCAGGTTCTCGACAGCCAGGTCCAACGGCAGCTGAACCATGAAATCGTCACCGAGGGCGAGTCCCACCCAGAGACGGAGTTTCGCCACCAGGAGCTTGACCTGGAGTTCGAGCAACGCGACAACTAGGACGTCCGCTCAACCGGTGGTCTCCAGGGACAGTTCATCAAGAGCCGAGGCAAGCGCTTCCATATCGAACCCGTGGACAACCAGGACGTCGTAGATAAGCGCGTCAAATACAAAGGGATGACAGCGACCGCCGTGATTCCAATAGGAAATCCAGAGGTCGATCAAGGACACGTCCTCCCGGTTCAGGAGCATCCTGGCTGCGTACCGCAGGTCTCTCATAACCAATGCTTGCTTCTGCTGCCTCGGCTCCACAAGAGCAGCAACAGGAACGCGGAAGTTGGTCCACGCGAATCAAGGCCCGGGCGGCAGCTCCCGCGCCTGTCCGTTCGGCGGACAGTTATGCTGGGGAAAACCCGCCGCAGCAAACGCAGGGCACGGGCATGACAGCAAGGACCTTCGTCCCGGTCGCGGAAGGAACCCCTCATGGCGCGAGCGACAGTCCAGGATGTCGCTAAAACGGCGGGTGTATCCGTCGGGACAGTTTCCCGTGTCCTGAACGGAAGTGCAGCCGTCAGCGCGTCCAGCAAGGAAAAGGTCACCGGAGCCATTCGGCAACTCAACTACCGGCCCCTTGCCTCGGCCCGCGACCTCCGCCGGGACCGGACCATGCGCATTTTGGCACTGGCCAAGAACCTGGACTCGCCCATCATCAGTGAGGCTTTCCGAGGTGTGGGCGACGCCGCGGCACTGTCCGGCTATGTCAGCCTCATTGCCCCGACCGCCGGAGACCTCGAACGCGAACAGCAGCTGGTGGACATCCTGCGCAACGGCTCGGTGGACGGATTGGTGATGTTTTCACCAACAATGCCGGATGACGACATCGAGGCACTGGCGACGCAACTGAGCGTTGTCCAAGTCTGCGAGATCGCCGACTCGGAGGCGGCGTTCGGCGTTTCCATCGATGACCGGCAGGCCGCCTTCGACATCACCCGGCACCTTATTGAAACGGGAAGCCGGCGGTTGGCGATGATCGGCCACAGGGCAGCCCGCTCCGGCCGGCTGCGCGAGGAAGGCTTTCGCGAGGCCACAGCCAAAGCGGCCTTGTTACCGGAACAGACACTGTTCGCAGACGGCGATTTCGACTTTCACGCCGGCCGCCGCCTTACCAGGGAGCTGCTGAAGATGGACCCGCTGCCGGACGCCGTGTTCTGTGGCAGCGACACGGTCGCTGCCGGGTGCGTCCGTGAAATTACCGGCGCGGGGTTCCGGGTGCCGGAGGACATCGCGGTGGCAGGCTTCGACGACTCGATCCAGGCGGAGATGTGCGTCCCTGAACTGACCACCATCAGGCAGCCGGCGTATGAGATGGGCCGCCTGGCATTCGAAGCGCTCTTCGAGCGAATGACGGAACCAGGCGCGTCCCGTCGCGGCCGGACCTTCCTCCCCCACGAACTGGTGGTTCGAGACTCCACTAAGGGTGAAGCAAAGGCTTGACAGTCTCCGGTGGTGGCTGACAGACTTTTTGGAATCGATTCCAAGACCCTGGCACCTGCCCGGCGGGCACTAGTGTGGAATCGATTCCAAAAGCTTCGAAAACCATCCGCCCCAATTGCATAAGGAAGCATCAGTGAACAACGAGCAGCCGTCAGTACAGCACGCAGCTCCCCCGGAAACAGCTCCGGCAGGAGAACTGAGGGTCGGCGTTGTCGGCATCGGATGGGCCGGACAGCAGCACCTCAAGGCCTATGATTCGCTGGACGGCGTCCGCATCGTGTCGCTGGCAGGCATGGAACAGGACCTCCGCGAGTCGCTTGAGGCCGAGTACTCCATCCCCAATGGCTTTGCCGACTGGAAAGAGATGCTGGACCACGGCGGCCTGGACGCGATCAGCGTCGCAGTGCCCACCTTCCTGCACGCACCCATCGCCGTCGCCGCCCTTGAACGGGGCCTGCATGTACTGAGCGAGAAACCCATCGCCCGCAACGCCGTCGAAGGCCAGGCCATGGTCGACGCGGCCCGCAAGGCCGGGCGCGTCCTGGACGTCGCCTTCAACCACCGACGCCGCGGCGACATCCAGGCACTCAAGGGCGTCATTGATGACGGCGGGCTGGGCCGGCCGTACTACGCCAAGGCATCCTGGCTGCGACGCTCCGGCATCCCGACACTGGGCAGCTGGTTCACCAATCCCGAGCTGGCAGGCGGCGGACCGCTGGCCGACATCGGCGTTCACGCCCTGGACTACGCCCTGCATCTGCTTGGCGAACCCAAAGTGGTGGCTGTCTCCGCAGCCACCCACTCCGAGCTGGGCCCCCAGGGGCGCGGTGGCGGAAGCGCGTACTCCGCATTGGCGTCCAGCCACGCATTCAAGGTGGAGGACTTCGCTTCCGCGTTCCTCCGGCTTGAGGGCGGCGGAACGCTGCTGATCGAGGCGAGCTGGGCGACGTACCGGGAAACAGACGACCTGCTGGACTTCACGGTTTACGGCACCGAGGGCGGCGCGGAGCTCAAGGTCCAGGGGGCACCCTTCCCGCCCGTAGGCCAGCTTCGGGTGTTCACGGAAAAGGACGGCGAAAGCGCCGACTACGTGCCGCCGGTGGTGCCGGGCCGGGCGCATGACGGAGTGGTGGAGGATTTTGTGACAGCAGTGCGCGGTGGTGAACAGGTCTGGGGTGAGCACGATGGATCCCTGGCGCTTTACCGGGCACACATCATCGACGCGTGCTACCAGTCAGCACGGGAGCAGAGGGAGGTTCGTCTCTAATGAACGGCAAATTGCGGATCCGGGTCTGGAACGAGGGTGTCCACGAGGCCATCAACGAACCGTCCCACATCGGGGAGATCTACCCCGACGGCATCCATGGCGCCATCGCGGCAGGCCTCCGCTCCTACTACCCCGAGGCCGAGATCACGACGGCGGTCCTGGCCACCGACGATGACCACGGCCTCGACGAGGAGATCCTCGCAGAGACGGACGTCCTGCTGTGGTGGGGCCACATGGCCCACGGTGAGGTGAGCGACGCCGTCGTGGAACGCGTCCACCGCCACGTCCTGGGCGGAATGGGACTCATCGTGCTCCATTCCGGGCACTTCGCCAAGGTATTCACCAAGCTGCTGGGCACCAGTTGCTCGCTGGCGTGGCGGAACGATGGCGAGCGCGAGCTGGTGTGGACCGTGAAGCCGTCACACCCCATCGCCGAAGGCGTGGACAGCCCCATCGTCATCCCCG
The window above is part of the Pseudarthrobacter sp. NS4 genome. Proteins encoded here:
- a CDS encoding Gfo/Idh/MocA family protein, with translation MNNEQPSVQHAAPPETAPAGELRVGVVGIGWAGQQHLKAYDSLDGVRIVSLAGMEQDLRESLEAEYSIPNGFADWKEMLDHGGLDAISVAVPTFLHAPIAVAALERGLHVLSEKPIARNAVEGQAMVDAARKAGRVLDVAFNHRRRGDIQALKGVIDDGGLGRPYYAKASWLRRSGIPTLGSWFTNPELAGGGPLADIGVHALDYALHLLGEPKVVAVSAATHSELGPQGRGGGSAYSALASSHAFKVEDFASAFLRLEGGGTLLIEASWATYRETDDLLDFTVYGTEGGAELKVQGAPFPPVGQLRVFTEKDGESADYVPPVVPGRAHDGVVEDFVTAVRGGEQVWGEHDGSLALYRAHIIDACYQSAREQREVRL
- a CDS encoding ThuA domain-containing protein, producing MNGKLRIRVWNEGVHEAINEPSHIGEIYPDGIHGAIAAGLRSYYPEAEITTAVLATDDDHGLDEEILAETDVLLWWGHMAHGEVSDAVVERVHRHVLGGMGLIVLHSGHFAKVFTKLLGTSCSLAWRNDGERELVWTVKPSHPIAEGVDSPIVIPEQEMYGELFDIPDPDDLIFISSFTGGEVFRSGVTFTRGKGRIFYFSPGDQEYPVYHHPQIQRVLANGVRWAAQPGLHRSVPEVTNPQRGWFENA
- a CDS encoding LacI family DNA-binding transcriptional regulator; protein product: MARATVQDVAKTAGVSVGTVSRVLNGSAAVSASSKEKVTGAIRQLNYRPLASARDLRRDRTMRILALAKNLDSPIISEAFRGVGDAAALSGYVSLIAPTAGDLEREQQLVDILRNGSVDGLVMFSPTMPDDDIEALATQLSVVQVCEIADSEAAFGVSIDDRQAAFDITRHLIETGSRRLAMIGHRAARSGRLREEGFREATAKAALLPEQTLFADGDFDFHAGRRLTRELLKMDPLPDAVFCGSDTVAAGCVREITGAGFRVPEDIAVAGFDDSIQAEMCVPELTTIRQPAYEMGRLAFEALFERMTEPGASRRGRTFLPHELVVRDSTKGEAKA